The following coding sequences lie in one Planctomycetota bacterium genomic window:
- a CDS encoding ATP-dependent Clp protease ATP-binding subunit: DKAIDVIDEAGARVRLRSMTKPPDLKEIDDQVEKLNKEKEEAVANQDFEKAAGLRDQADKLKKKKQQIMRDWRDKSREADGVVDDEVIAEVISKMTGIPLTRMTAEDSARLIEMEADLHKKVISQDEAVKSIAKAVRRSRSGLKDPKRPIGCFVFAGPTGVGKTHLAKALAEFMFGDPDSLIQIDMSEYMEKHNVSRLIGAPPGYVGFEEGGQLTEKIRRRPYAVVLLDEIEKAHPDVFNMLLQVMEEGRLTDSFGRNVDFRNTILIMTTNAGAEAIKNESGFGFQKPDDDASYDSMKSRVMERIERVFRPEFINRCDDIIVFRHLTVDDLKKVVDLELSKVRGRLLEKGLKLVLTDDAKTFIISKGSDTDFGARPLRRAIENLVENPLSEELLKGEFQGKDTILVDGIKNEKGKVKQLKFEGVVGEPEPAAVAAATPSEQSPPAEG; this comes from the coding sequence GACAAGGCGATCGACGTGATCGACGAGGCGGGTGCCCGCGTCCGTTTGCGCTCGATGACCAAGCCGCCCGACCTCAAGGAGATCGACGACCAGGTCGAGAAGCTGAACAAGGAAAAAGAAGAAGCGGTCGCCAACCAGGACTTCGAAAAGGCGGCCGGCCTGCGCGATCAGGCCGACAAGCTCAAGAAGAAAAAGCAGCAGATCATGCGCGACTGGCGCGACAAATCTCGCGAAGCCGACGGCGTGGTCGACGACGAGGTGATCGCCGAGGTCATCTCGAAGATGACCGGCATTCCGCTTACTCGGATGACCGCCGAAGACAGCGCGCGGCTGATCGAAATGGAAGCCGACCTGCACAAGAAGGTCATCAGCCAGGACGAAGCGGTGAAGTCGATCGCCAAGGCCGTTCGCCGCAGCCGCAGCGGGCTGAAGGATCCCAAGCGGCCGATTGGCTGCTTTGTGTTCGCCGGTCCCACGGGCGTCGGCAAGACGCACCTGGCCAAGGCGTTGGCCGAGTTTATGTTTGGCGATCCCGATTCGCTCATTCAGATCGACATGAGCGAGTACATGGAGAAGCATAACGTCAGCCGGCTAATCGGCGCTCCGCCGGGCTACGTCGGCTTCGAGGAAGGTGGTCAGCTCACCGAGAAAATTCGCCGCCGGCCCTACGCCGTGGTCCTGCTCGACGAAATCGAGAAGGCCCATCCGGACGTGTTCAATATGTTGTTGCAAGTGATGGAAGAAGGGCGATTGACCGACAGCTTTGGTCGCAACGTCGACTTCCGCAACACCATCCTGATCATGACCACCAACGCCGGCGCCGAAGCGATCAAGAACGAAAGCGGCTTCGGCTTCCAAAAGCCAGACGACGACGCTTCGTACGACAGCATGAAGTCGCGGGTGATGGAGCGGATCGAACGCGTGTTCCGCCCCGAGTTCATCAACCGCTGCGACGACATCATCGTCTTCCGTCACCTGACGGTTGACGACTTGAAGAAGGTGGTCGATCTGGAACTGAGCAAGGTCCGCGGCCGCCTTCTGGAAAAGGGTCTGAAGCTCGTGCTGACCGACGACGCCAAGACGTTCATCATCAGCAAGGGCTCCGACACCGATTTCGGCGCTCGTCCGCTACGCCGCGCGATCGAGAACCTGGTCGAGAACCCGCTCAGCGAGGAATTGCTGAAGGGCGAGTTCCAAGGCAAGGACACGATCCTGGTCGATGGCATCAAGAACGAGAAGGGGAAGGTCAAGCAGTTGAAGTTCGAAGGCGTGGTCGGCGAGCCCGAGCCCGCCGCCGTGGCTGCTGCCACCCCCAGCGAGCAATCGCCCCCGGCCGAAGGTTAA
- a CDS encoding DUF983 domain-containing protein, with amino-acid sequence MAAETRSLSRFLTLLGRAVRLRCPRCGVGKLFSGWLKMHERCDHCDLKFQREPGFFLGSIYFNYGLTALLVTIAYFIGFLGFDVHPQRLLWSLTAFCVLFPLWFFRYARSLWMGFDEFVDSRSQYETPRK; translated from the coding sequence GTGGCCGCTGAAACCCGTTCGCTGAGCCGGTTCCTGACGCTCTTGGGGCGGGCCGTCCGGCTGCGCTGCCCGCGCTGTGGCGTCGGCAAGCTGTTCAGCGGCTGGCTCAAGATGCACGAGCGCTGCGACCACTGCGACCTGAAGTTCCAGCGCGAGCCGGGGTTCTTTCTGGGCTCGATTTATTTCAACTACGGGCTGACCGCCCTGCTTGTGACGATCGCCTACTTTATTGGTTTTTTGGGCTTCGACGTCCATCCGCAACGCTTGCTCTGGTCGCTGACGGCGTTCTGCGTGTTGTTTCCGCTCTGGTTCTTTCGCTATGCCCGCAGTCTGTGGATGGGCTTCGACGAATTCGTCGACTCGCGGAGCCAATACGAAACGCCGCGGAAGTAG